In Pelmatolapia mariae isolate MD_Pm_ZW linkage group LG2, Pm_UMD_F_2, whole genome shotgun sequence, one DNA window encodes the following:
- the LOC134638020 gene encoding phospholipase A and acyltransferase 1-like: MKTGCGGILPGQGAQAHPDWGPQQQHRPALQSPGQPTRLHRRENCTHPIIQSSPKLHKTIDAQVEFILYLSYIPPPPARSIKQFSSSFVSKFGDIMGSSSSSYSGGNQDDREPELGDLIEIFRDIYQHWAVYVGAGFVVHFVNHSGVSSDNPVQAENGTVRKEKLWDVVGKDDWKINNSMDRQYKPRPANVIVKDAKAMVGKELRYHLVSYNCEHFVKELRWKKQHSESWVVQALSVWQYVALWHLEMDPAHFDFPY, from the exons ATGAAAACCGGCTGTGGAGGGATACTTCCGG ggcaaggggcccaggcccatccggactggggcccacagcagcagcaccgcccagcCCTACAGagtccggggcagcccacccgactccaccgcagagaaaactgcacccaccccatcatccaatcatctcccaaactacacaagacaatagacgcccaggttgagttcattctctACCTCTCCTATATCCCTCCCCCACCTGCAAG GTCCATTAAACAGTTCAGTTCATCGTTTGTTTCTAAGTTCGGAGACATCATGggatcatcatcgtcgtctt attCTGGAGGGAATCAG GATGACAGGGAGCCAGAGCTCGGGGACTTGATTGAGATCTTCCGTGACATCTATCAGCACTGGGCTGTATACGTTGGTGCTGGCTTTGTTGTTCACTTTGTAAATCACT CTGGAGTCTCCAGCGACAACCCTGTCCAAGCTGAAAATGGCACTGTGCGGAAGGAGAAGTTATGGGATGTGGTGGGAAAAGACGACTGGAAAATCAACAACAGCATGGACAGGCAATATAAGCCACGCCCAGCTAATGTTATTGTGAAGGATGCTAAAGCAATGGTGGGCAAAGAACTGCGATACCACCTTGTCTCATATAACTGTGAGCACTTTGTCAAGGAGCTGCG GTGGAAAAAGCAGCACTCGGAGTCGTGGGTGGTGCAGGCGTTATCGGTCTGGCAGTACGTGGCTCTTTGGCATCTAGAAATGGACCCAGCTCATTTTGACTTCCCCTACTGA